The following are encoded in a window of Dysidea avara chromosome 4, odDysAvar1.4, whole genome shotgun sequence genomic DNA:
- the LOC136252218 gene encoding plexin A3-like isoform X2, with the protein MTISENGEVFAAGHHSIHKLSANLSHLINVTITSVIIDGFTVTYYNDTRATGLSPTNGGRYIVACVNAGVCNAYNVDDLNYAMTNMGRVTGGTNAVVAMFPGETEDSAYVGTVSIKKMVQRNQMTLAQCTVTDKYLVADRTRSYSVVPSLLKSRIFHTGFIVNDFVYYVVEDGTKIRIIRVCNKTAGVEDLSSTKTKLFRALYEVELVCGGPALYAAASVTKLVNSYSSTLVLAVRQPLSNSTSRVCTYSISDINTAMDNSLTACAAGEDRRVVWDSKMLPQNFTRLCSESFSICNLYLPFPLEVEALSGGSLISTPVVSEPLTQFTSSVIVQVEGELLIFIGTSDGRLIKYFFKHNNFNNSLLYDATNITNTSIISLQWSLGSDYVYGLTSEQVILIPIEDCSQSLRDCTSCAASMDPLCGWCSIEKKCSRRSECSNNTETRRWIQEKEMCMGNFSISPNALSAENINQKFNITADLIPPPLTDESYYCVFGDLGSSIVEGNLIPGMDFTNLTCDFSIVFIKSHSSSEQTASSTLEFSLKSNLTDINFVSLPDGLPYYNCSSYVSCRSCLSSDNLCGWCLYDKKCTSSSDQCRVVTDWINTNNDTSESCPLTLDTTNGYQQPVGVSRNLSTEAENLPPPNSNYTYQCVIQFNGSQSILQAEYTGPDGLVCIVRDNDIVLPPKVNQTTGTISVTWTGPGVEYIIEEVVSLRVLLYDCPSLAGGCSSCLSVSNTLMLDCGWCNSLTSCVVMESCSDGSTFTTTSSTCPLPQITMVWPTSCPYQGGTDVTISGTDLGVVVDDIINITIGGAPCMIHRDSYQPGVGVKCQTTESKPGNTSTDLVIPIYRDGSVEVATLPGGFRYAEVQVLEFYPKRAPMSGNVLVTITGMNFDVSNPALIDILLTSTHCDLISNQSARSTSVQCIAGSRRTTCAGPVVFTIDNAVVRSHSNFTYTDDPQVYALVNHNIIRSGGINITFIGTLLDVIEDPTMTVNITNDTSGRIISNYTTECYIVSSDRLKCLFPSIQSIPLNSSYSVSYSLVLAHVPGLSKLEQRSGLAVTIVDDPVFDLIETVPFSPDEDLVVTGRNVPCIALLCDGVVVTVGGIECPLRTVNITSLSCDPPLLSGMKNITVSVGENLKFILGRMQYQSGSSSSVFMNLSLIIAMFIAIVIIIVLLLIFASGIIWYMKHCNKRAMSNKIPVSVANVSMYTSPAYGTHQVFSEPGLDHLYESIDDYVVQSPQQSPQENVVELLNTAEVIANTIAEATSQHSTCTTTGCDQAKDYNEHVSSDCDDGESLTGYVNDVCSDSKEYLELLDGEEEVSKQSCDEDSTKSNEVTETVVDSQIAD; encoded by the exons ATGACGATTTCTGAAAACGGTGAGGTGTTTGCTGCAGGACACCATAGCATACACAAATTGTCAGCCAACTTGTCTCACCTGATAAACGTGACAATCACTAGTGTAATCATTGATGGATTCACAGTGACGTATTACAACGATACTAGAGCCACTGGATTGTCACCTACCAATGGAGGACGGTACATTGTAGCTTGTGTTAATGCAGGAGTGTGTAATGCTTACAATGTAGATGACTTGAACTATGCAATGACCAACATGGGCCGTGTCACAGGTGGTACCAATGCTGTGGTAGCCATGTTCCCAGGAGAAACAGAGGACAGTGCTTATGTTGGAACAGTCAGCATAAAGAAAATGGTGCAACGCAACCAAATGACACTTGCCCAATGCACTGTTACCGATAAGTATTTGGTAGCTGACAGAACCAGGTCATACAGTGTTGTACCATCACTTCTTAAGAGCCGTATTTTCCATACTGGTTTCATCGTTAATGATTTTGTTTACTATGTAGTTGAAGATGGCACAAAGATAAGAATAATACGAGTGTGCAATAAGACAGCAGGGGTAGAAGATTTGAGTTCAACAAAAACTAAATTGTTTAGAGCATTATATGAAGTAGAGTTAGTGTGTGGTGGGCCTGCCTTGTACGCAGCTGCATCAGTTACTAAACTAGTGAATTCATACAGCAGTACTCTTGTTTTGGCAGTACGACAACCATTGTCAAACAGTACCAGTCGagtgtgtacatacagtattagtGATATTAACACTGCCATGGATAATAGTCTAACTGCTTGTGCTGCTGGAGAAGATAGAAGAGTAGTATGGGATAGTAAAATGTTACCACAAAATTTTACGAGATTGTGCTCTGAAAGTTTTAGT ATATGCAACCTGTATCTTCCATTCCCATTGGAAGTTGAGGCACTTAGTGGAGGTAGCTTGATATCTACACCAGTTGTTAGTGAGCCACTCACACAGTTCACATCATCAGTGATAGTACAAGTGGAGGGAGAACTACTGATATTTATTGGAACTAGTGATGGAAGATTGATAAAG TATTTCTTTAAACATAACAACTTCAACAATTCATTATTGTATGATGCAACTAATATCACTAACACTAGCATCATATCACTACAATGGTCATTAGGTAGTGACTATGTGTATGGACTGACCAGTGAACAG GTGATTCTCATTCCAATAGAAGACTGCAGCCAGTCATTGAGAGACTGCACTAGTTGTGCTGCTAGTATGGACCCATTGTGTGGATGGTGTAGTATAGAGAAGAAGTGTTCTCGTAGGAGTGAGTGTAGTAACAACACTGAGACTAGAAGGTGGATACAGGAGAAAGAAATGTGTATGGGAAACTTTTCCATCTCACCAAATGCTTTATCAGCCGAGAATATAAACCAAAAG TTCAACATAACAGCAGACCTGATACCTCCTCCATTGACTGATGAGAGTTACTATTGTGTGTTTGGAGATCTTGGATCCAGCATAGTGGAAGGGAATTTGATCCCTGGAATGGACTTTACTAATTTGACTTGTGATTTTTCAATTGTATTTATCAAATCACACAGCAGTAGTGAACAAACTGCATCTTCAACGTTGGAATTTAGTCTAAAGTCAAACCTTactgatattaattttgtatcacTACCTGATGGATTGCCATATTATAACTGCAGCTCATATGTTAG CTGCAGATCCTGTTTATCATCTGATAATTTGTGTGGATGGTGTTTATATGATAAGAAGTGTACCTCATCCAGTGACCAGTGTAGAGTAGTAACTGATTGGATCAAT ACTAACAATGACACCAGTGAATCATGTCCACTAACCCTTGATACCACTAATGGATATCAACAGCCAGTTGGAGTATCACGTAACTTATCAACAGAAGCTGAGAACTTACCACCTCCT AATTCAAACTACACATACCAGTGTGTAATACAATTTAATGGATCACAATCTATTTTACAAGCTGAATATACAGGACCTGATGGTTTAGTGTGTATTGTGAGAGACAATGATATAGTATTACCACCTAAAGTCAACCAAACAACTGGCACCATTAGTGTAACATGGACTGGACCTGGTGTAGAATATATCATAGAAGAGGTTGTGTCACTAAGAG TGTTGTTGTATGACTGTCCAAGTTTGGCTGGAGGGTGTTCATCATGTTTGTCAGTATCTAACACATTAATGCTTGACTGTGGATGGTGTAACAGTTTAACAAGTTGTGTAGTAATGGAGTCTTGTTCTGATGGTAGTACATTTACTACTACCAGTAGTACTTGTCCTTTACCACAGATCACTATG GTTTGGCCTACTTCATGTCCATATCAAGGAGGAACTGATGTAACAATCAGTGGAACAGATTTGGGAGTTGTAGTTGATGACATCATTAATATTACTATTGGAGGAGCACCATGTATGATACACAGGGATAGTTATCAACCTGGAGTAGG AGTGAAATGTCAGACTACAGAGAGCAAACCTGGTAATACTAGCACAGATTTGGTAATACCAATATACCGTGATGGATCAGTTGAAGTTGCTACACTTCCTGGTGGATTTAGATATGCT GAAGTGCAGGTGTTGGAGTTCTATCCCAAAAGAGCACCAATGTCAGGGAATGTTCTGGTGACCATCACTGGAATGAATTTTGATGTCAGCAATCCAGCCCTCATTGATATATTACTCACTAGCACCCATTGTGACCTCATCAGTAACCA GTCAGCTAGAAGCACGTCTGTGCAGTGTATTGCTGGCAGTAGAAGGACCACTTGTGCTGGCCCTGTAGTGTTCACCATTGACAATGCAGTGGTCAGATCTCATAGCAACTTCACATACACTGATGATCCTCAGGTGTACGCTCTGGTCAACCATAATATCATCAGGAG TGGAGGAATCAACATAACATTTATTGGCACACTACTTGATGTCATTGAAGATCCAACAATGACTGTGAATATCACCAACGACACATCTGGAAGAATCATCAGTAATTACACTACT GAATGTTACATTGTCAGTAGTGATCGATTGAAGTGTTTATTTCCAAGTATTCAGTCCATTCCACTAAACTCATCCTACAGTGTATCATATAGTTTAGTGTTGGCTCATGTTCCGGGACTTAGCAAACTAGAGCAGAGAAGTGGCCTGGCAGTTACTATAGTTGATGATCCAGTATTTGATCTGATTGAGACTGTGCCATTTAGTCCTGATGAAGATCTTGTTGTAACT GGTAGGAATGTACCATGCATTGCACTACTATGTGACGGTGTAGTGGTCACTGTGGGAGGTATTGAGTGTCCTCTAAGAACAGTTAACATTACTTCTTTATCATGTGATCCTCCTCTGCTGTCAGGAATGAAGAACATAACA GTCTCTGTTGGTGAAAACCTCAAATTCATTCTTGGCAGAATGCAGTATCAAAGTGGTAGCAGCTCCAGTGTTTTCATGAACCTCTCACTGATCATAGCAATGTTTATTGCCATTGTCATTATCATCGTATTACTACTGATATTTGCTAGTGGTATAATTTGGTACATGAAACACTGCAACAAGAGGGCAATGTCAAATAAGATTCCAGTCTCAGTAGCTAACGTCAGTATGTACACATCACCAGCCTATGGCACACATCAAGTGTTCAGTGAACCAGGACTGGATCACCTGTATGAATCCATTGATGACTATGTTGTCCAGTCACCACAACAAAGTCCTCAGGAAAATGTCGTAGAGTTACTCAATACTGCTGAAGTTATAGCTAACACAATAGCAGAAGCTACTAGTCAGCATAGTACATGTACAACAACTGGCTGTGACCAAGCTAAAGATTACAATGAACATGTATCATCAGATTGTGATGATGGTGAGTCATTGACTGGATATGTCAATGACGTGTGCAGTGATAGTAAAGAATACTTAGAATTACTGGATGGTGAAGAAGAAGTAAGCAAGCAAAGTTGTGATGAAGATAGTACAAAAAGCAATGAAGTAACTGAAACTGTAGTAGATAGCCAGATAGCAGACTGA
- the LOC136252218 gene encoding plexin A3-like isoform X3, whose amino-acid sequence MEDDDLNYAMTNMGRVTGGTNAVVAMFPGETEDSAYVGTVSIKKMVQRNQMTLAQCTVTDKYLVADRTRSYSVVPSLLKSRIFHTGFIVNDFVYYVVEDGTKIRIIRVCNKTAGVEDLSSTKTKLFRALYEVELVCGGPALYAAASVTKLVNSYSSTLVLAVRQPLSNSTSRVCTYSISDINTAMDNSLTACAAGEDRRVVWDSKMLPQNFTRLCSESFSICNLYLPFPLEVEALSGGSLISTPVVSEPLTQFTSSVIVQVEGELLIFIGTSDGRLIKYFFKHNNFNNSLLYDATNITNTSIISLQWSLGSDYVYGLTSEQVILIPIEDCSQSLRDCTSCAASMDPLCGWCSIEKKCSRRSECSNNTETRRWIQEKEMCMGNFSISPNALSAENINQKFNITADLIPPPLTDESYYCVFGDLGSSIVEGNLIPGMDFTNLTCDFSIVFIKSHSSSEQTASSTLEFSLKSNLTDINFVSLPDGLPYYNCSSYVSCRSCLSSDNLCGWCLYDKKCTSSSDQCRVVTDWINTNNDTSESCPLTLDTTNGYQQPVGVSRNLSTEAENLPPPNSNYTYQCVIQFNGSQSILQAEYTGPDGLVCIVRDNDIVLPPKVNQTTGTISVTWTGPGVEYIIEEVVSLRVLLYDCPSLAGGCSSCLSVSNTLMLDCGWCNSLTSCVVMESCSDGSTFTTTSSTCPLPQITMVWPTSCPYQGGTDVTISGTDLGVVVDDIINITIGGAPCMIHRDSYQPGVGVKCQTTESKPGNTSTDLVIPIYRDGSVEVATLPGGFRYAEVQVLEFYPKRAPMSGNVLVTITGMNFDVSNPALIDILLTSTHCDLISNQSARSTSVQCIAGSRRTTCAGPVVFTIDNAVVRSHSNFTYTDDPQVYALVNHNIIRSGGINITFIGTLLDVIEDPTMTVNITNDTSGRIISNYTTECYIVSSDRLKCLFPSIQSIPLNSSYSVSYSLVLAHVPGLSKLEQRSGLAVTIVDDPVFDLIETVPFSPDEDLVVTGRNVPCIALLCDGVVVTVGGIECPLRTVNITSLSCDPPLLSGMKNITVSVGENLKFILGRMQYQSGSSSSVFMNLSLIIAMFIAIVIIIVLLLIFASGIIWYMKHCNKRAMSNKIPVSVANVSMYTSPAYGTHQVFSEPGLDHLYESIDDYVVQSPQQSPQENVVELLNTAEVIANTIAEATSQHSTCTTTGCDQAKDYNEHVSSDCDDGESLTGYVNDVCSDSKEYLELLDGEEEVSKQSCDEDSTKSNEVTETVVDSQIAD is encoded by the exons ATGGAGGACG ATGACTTGAACTATGCAATGACCAACATGGGCCGTGTCACAGGTGGTACCAATGCTGTGGTAGCCATGTTCCCAGGAGAAACAGAGGACAGTGCTTATGTTGGAACAGTCAGCATAAAGAAAATGGTGCAACGCAACCAAATGACACTTGCCCAATGCACTGTTACCGATAAGTATTTGGTAGCTGACAGAACCAGGTCATACAGTGTTGTACCATCACTTCTTAAGAGCCGTATTTTCCATACTGGTTTCATCGTTAATGATTTTGTTTACTATGTAGTTGAAGATGGCACAAAGATAAGAATAATACGAGTGTGCAATAAGACAGCAGGGGTAGAAGATTTGAGTTCAACAAAAACTAAATTGTTTAGAGCATTATATGAAGTAGAGTTAGTGTGTGGTGGGCCTGCCTTGTACGCAGCTGCATCAGTTACTAAACTAGTGAATTCATACAGCAGTACTCTTGTTTTGGCAGTACGACAACCATTGTCAAACAGTACCAGTCGagtgtgtacatacagtattagtGATATTAACACTGCCATGGATAATAGTCTAACTGCTTGTGCTGCTGGAGAAGATAGAAGAGTAGTATGGGATAGTAAAATGTTACCACAAAATTTTACGAGATTGTGCTCTGAAAGTTTTAGT ATATGCAACCTGTATCTTCCATTCCCATTGGAAGTTGAGGCACTTAGTGGAGGTAGCTTGATATCTACACCAGTTGTTAGTGAGCCACTCACACAGTTCACATCATCAGTGATAGTACAAGTGGAGGGAGAACTACTGATATTTATTGGAACTAGTGATGGAAGATTGATAAAG TATTTCTTTAAACATAACAACTTCAACAATTCATTATTGTATGATGCAACTAATATCACTAACACTAGCATCATATCACTACAATGGTCATTAGGTAGTGACTATGTGTATGGACTGACCAGTGAACAG GTGATTCTCATTCCAATAGAAGACTGCAGCCAGTCATTGAGAGACTGCACTAGTTGTGCTGCTAGTATGGACCCATTGTGTGGATGGTGTAGTATAGAGAAGAAGTGTTCTCGTAGGAGTGAGTGTAGTAACAACACTGAGACTAGAAGGTGGATACAGGAGAAAGAAATGTGTATGGGAAACTTTTCCATCTCACCAAATGCTTTATCAGCCGAGAATATAAACCAAAAG TTCAACATAACAGCAGACCTGATACCTCCTCCATTGACTGATGAGAGTTACTATTGTGTGTTTGGAGATCTTGGATCCAGCATAGTGGAAGGGAATTTGATCCCTGGAATGGACTTTACTAATTTGACTTGTGATTTTTCAATTGTATTTATCAAATCACACAGCAGTAGTGAACAAACTGCATCTTCAACGTTGGAATTTAGTCTAAAGTCAAACCTTactgatattaattttgtatcacTACCTGATGGATTGCCATATTATAACTGCAGCTCATATGTTAG CTGCAGATCCTGTTTATCATCTGATAATTTGTGTGGATGGTGTTTATATGATAAGAAGTGTACCTCATCCAGTGACCAGTGTAGAGTAGTAACTGATTGGATCAAT ACTAACAATGACACCAGTGAATCATGTCCACTAACCCTTGATACCACTAATGGATATCAACAGCCAGTTGGAGTATCACGTAACTTATCAACAGAAGCTGAGAACTTACCACCTCCT AATTCAAACTACACATACCAGTGTGTAATACAATTTAATGGATCACAATCTATTTTACAAGCTGAATATACAGGACCTGATGGTTTAGTGTGTATTGTGAGAGACAATGATATAGTATTACCACCTAAAGTCAACCAAACAACTGGCACCATTAGTGTAACATGGACTGGACCTGGTGTAGAATATATCATAGAAGAGGTTGTGTCACTAAGAG TGTTGTTGTATGACTGTCCAAGTTTGGCTGGAGGGTGTTCATCATGTTTGTCAGTATCTAACACATTAATGCTTGACTGTGGATGGTGTAACAGTTTAACAAGTTGTGTAGTAATGGAGTCTTGTTCTGATGGTAGTACATTTACTACTACCAGTAGTACTTGTCCTTTACCACAGATCACTATG GTTTGGCCTACTTCATGTCCATATCAAGGAGGAACTGATGTAACAATCAGTGGAACAGATTTGGGAGTTGTAGTTGATGACATCATTAATATTACTATTGGAGGAGCACCATGTATGATACACAGGGATAGTTATCAACCTGGAGTAGG AGTGAAATGTCAGACTACAGAGAGCAAACCTGGTAATACTAGCACAGATTTGGTAATACCAATATACCGTGATGGATCAGTTGAAGTTGCTACACTTCCTGGTGGATTTAGATATGCT GAAGTGCAGGTGTTGGAGTTCTATCCCAAAAGAGCACCAATGTCAGGGAATGTTCTGGTGACCATCACTGGAATGAATTTTGATGTCAGCAATCCAGCCCTCATTGATATATTACTCACTAGCACCCATTGTGACCTCATCAGTAACCA GTCAGCTAGAAGCACGTCTGTGCAGTGTATTGCTGGCAGTAGAAGGACCACTTGTGCTGGCCCTGTAGTGTTCACCATTGACAATGCAGTGGTCAGATCTCATAGCAACTTCACATACACTGATGATCCTCAGGTGTACGCTCTGGTCAACCATAATATCATCAGGAG TGGAGGAATCAACATAACATTTATTGGCACACTACTTGATGTCATTGAAGATCCAACAATGACTGTGAATATCACCAACGACACATCTGGAAGAATCATCAGTAATTACACTACT GAATGTTACATTGTCAGTAGTGATCGATTGAAGTGTTTATTTCCAAGTATTCAGTCCATTCCACTAAACTCATCCTACAGTGTATCATATAGTTTAGTGTTGGCTCATGTTCCGGGACTTAGCAAACTAGAGCAGAGAAGTGGCCTGGCAGTTACTATAGTTGATGATCCAGTATTTGATCTGATTGAGACTGTGCCATTTAGTCCTGATGAAGATCTTGTTGTAACT GGTAGGAATGTACCATGCATTGCACTACTATGTGACGGTGTAGTGGTCACTGTGGGAGGTATTGAGTGTCCTCTAAGAACAGTTAACATTACTTCTTTATCATGTGATCCTCCTCTGCTGTCAGGAATGAAGAACATAACA GTCTCTGTTGGTGAAAACCTCAAATTCATTCTTGGCAGAATGCAGTATCAAAGTGGTAGCAGCTCCAGTGTTTTCATGAACCTCTCACTGATCATAGCAATGTTTATTGCCATTGTCATTATCATCGTATTACTACTGATATTTGCTAGTGGTATAATTTGGTACATGAAACACTGCAACAAGAGGGCAATGTCAAATAAGATTCCAGTCTCAGTAGCTAACGTCAGTATGTACACATCACCAGCCTATGGCACACATCAAGTGTTCAGTGAACCAGGACTGGATCACCTGTATGAATCCATTGATGACTATGTTGTCCAGTCACCACAACAAAGTCCTCAGGAAAATGTCGTAGAGTTACTCAATACTGCTGAAGTTATAGCTAACACAATAGCAGAAGCTACTAGTCAGCATAGTACATGTACAACAACTGGCTGTGACCAAGCTAAAGATTACAATGAACATGTATCATCAGATTGTGATGATGGTGAGTCATTGACTGGATATGTCAATGACGTGTGCAGTGATAGTAAAGAATACTTAGAATTACTGGATGGTGAAGAAGAAGTAAGCAAGCAAAGTTGTGATGAAGATAGTACAAAAAGCAATGAAGTAACTGAAACTGTAGTAGATAGCCAGATAGCAGACTGA